The segment GGCGCGATCTCGCTCGGACATGGCCGCCGGGGCCCGGGGTTCGACCTGCTCCTGGCCTACAACCTCGGACGCATGGGCAGCTATGTGATCGCCGGGGCCCTTGCGGGCTGGCTGGGCGCCACCCTGCTGGGCGGGCTGCCGGCCGGGCAGGTGATCCTGCAGGGGATTGCCGCGGTATTCCTGGTCCTGCTGGGGCTGTACATCGGCGGCTGGTGGCCGGTACTCGCGCGTCTGGAGCAGGCCGGTGGCGTGGTGTGGCGTCGTATCGAGCCTCTGGGTCGGCGGTTTCTGCCAGTGCGCAATGCCGGCCAGGCCCTGCTGGTGGGCGGGCTTTGGGGCTGGCTGCCCTGCGGGCTGGTCTACAGCGTGCTGGCCTGGTCGCTCAGCGCCGGCGGGGCCACCGAGGGCGCGCTGCTGATGGCGGCCTTTGCCCTGGGCACGCTGCCGAATCTGCTACTGATGGGGGTCTTCGCGGCGCGTATGGCTGCGTTTGTGCAACAACGCTGGGTTCGCGCCCTGGCGGGAGCCGCGATCCTGCTCTACGGCGGCTGGATGCTACTGCGGCTGACAATGTAACCCCCGCCTCCCGGCGGGGGTACCAATGGTTCAGTCAGCGAAAAACTCGCGGCTGAAGCTGATGGGCAGGGCCCGCTCGCTGCCTTCCGGCGTTACCTCGAGTGCGAACTCGAGGGTCTCGCCGCGGCGAACAGTCACCTCGGAAAGCTGATAGATGGCGTCGCCATCCTGGATCTCCCGAAAGCGCAGGTTGCGCATCTGGTCGTTCATATTGGTCGCGGTACCGCTGAGATTCGCGGAGACGGCCTTGAGCCCGTCGTCGGTGCGTTCCATCACGGTGACGTTGAGCATTGCGCGGTTGGAACTGCGGCGCACGTCGTAGGCCTGGGCGACCTCGGGGGAGAGGAAGGTGGTGTTGATGACGTTGTAGTACACCACGTAGTTATCGAATTCCGCCTCGTTGGCGGACGCGATCGAGCTGCCGAGGACAACCGCCGCCAGGGCGACGATGAAGCCGGTGATGACCCGATGCACTCTTACCATGGCTGACTCCTCTGCCGTTGCGGGAATGCAGAGGCGGCGCCGCCGGCATGGCTGACACCATCCCCTGTCTTCGAGTCTAGCGCCTTTTCGTCTGGATGAAACCGCCAAAAAAGGAGGGTTTCAGGGTCCGGATGATCTCGATCAAAAAGAGCGCACCAGAATCAGCAAGATGTACAAGCCGACCAGTGCAACCATCGGGGAAAAATCTATCGCGCCGGCCTGCGGCAGGGTCCGGCGAAGGGGACCGAGGATCGGTCGGTTGACGTCACCGACCAGTCGCAGGATGGGGTTGTGGCCCCCACCGCCGCCGCCAGCCTGTATCCAGCTCATCACGACCTCGACGATCAGGGCGATGATGAAGACCCAGATCACGGTGGTCAGGACCTCTCGGATGGCGACGTAGAAGATCACACCAAGACCCACATCCGCCCCGAGGATCGCCGCACGCAACCACAATTCGACGCACTTGAGCGCAACAATCAGCACGATCGCAGCCAGATCGACCCGGCCAACCGAGGGGATCACCCGCCGCAGGATGCGCAACGGCGGGTCGGTCAGCATCACGATCGTCTGCGAGATCGGGTTGTGGTAGTCCGCCCGCACCAGCCCGAAGATCGTGCGCAGGATCAACAGGATGATGTAGATCCCGAAGACGACACTGATCAGGAAGATGGCGATCTCTTGTCCGGGTCCGGCGGCGCTCATGCGGGCTCCTTGCTGCAGTTCGGCGGAAAGTCCGCGACATTCTCCGGCATGCCCGGCGGGATGCCAAGGGAGACGCTGGCTGAATCCAGCGTTCTTCCGGGGATTCGCTCAGTTACCCTGAATCCGGTCCAGGGTATCGCGCACCTGGGTCGCGATCTCCTCGATGGACAGCTCGGTGACATCCAGGTGGGGGATGTTCCAGGTCTCGAGAAACTCCTGGATCGCGGCGCATTCCGCCCGACACTGGTTAAGGCTGGCGTACTGACTCCCTGGCCGGCGGCCCTCGCGGATCTGGGACAGGCGTTGAGGGGTAATGGTCAGCCCGACCATGCGCTGGCCAAGGCCGCGCAGGCTACGCGGCATGTGCGGCGTGTCGTCCTGACCCAGATCTTCGGGCACCAGCGGATAGTTCGCCGCGAACAGACCGTAGTTCATCGCAAGATAAAGACTGGTGGGCGTCTTGCCCGAACGCGAAGCACCCAGCAGCACCACATCGGCCACGGACAAATCCTGAGTAGACAGGCCATCGTCGTGCGACAATGTGTAGTTCAGGGCCTCGATCCGTCGATCATAGCGCGTCACATCCCCCATGCCGTGCGCGCGCCCGGACACCGACTGGGCCGAAACACCGAGCACCTCCTCCAGCCGCCCAACCTGCTCCCCGAACACATCGATGACCGGGACGGGGCTGTGGCGCAGCTCCTGGCGCAGGTCCACATTGGCCAGGGTGGCCACGGCCACCGCGGGCTGCGGCCCGGCCTCGATCCGCGCGAACACGCTGGACAGCCGGCCCGGGGTCTGCACGAAAGGCAGCCGGTGCCAGGCCGGGTCCAGATCCGGGAACTGGGTGAACAGCGAACGCGCCAGCGTCTCCGCGGTGATCCCGGTCCCGTCGGAGATCAGATATACCTGCGGGCACCGCGGATCCGCCATGAATTACCCCTTCACCTTTGCCAGCTGTTCCCAAGTGGAGAGTAGTGCATCCGGGTTCAACGACAAGGAATCGATGCCCTCGTCCATCAGCCAGGCGGCCATCTCGGGGTAGTCGGAGGGCGCCTGACCGCAGATGCCCACATACTTGCCGGCCTCCTTCGAGGCGCGGATCGCCATGGTCAGCAACGCCTTGACCGCGTCGTCCCGCTCGTCGAAGGAATCCGCCACCAGACCGGAATCGCGGTCCACCCCGAGCGTGAGCTGGGTCAGGTCGTTGGAGCCGATGGAAAAGCCGTCGAAGTGCTCCAGAAAACGTGCGGCCAGCAGGGCGTTCGACGGGATCTCGCACATCATCACGACCTTCAGGCCGTTCTCGCCCCGGCGCAGGCCCTCCTCGCCGAGCACGCGGATCACGTCCTCGGCCTCGGTCAGCGTGCGCACGAACGGGACCATGATCTGCACGTTGTCCAGCCCCATCTCCTCGCGTACGCGGCGAAGGGCCTCGCACTCCATCGCAAAGGCGGGACGGAAGGTATCGGAGCGATAGCGCGAGGCGCCGCGGAACCCGAGCATCGGATTCTCCTCCTCCGGCTCGTAACCCTTACCCCCGATGAGATGGGCGTATTCGTTGGACTTGAAGTCCGACAGGCGCACGATCACCGGCTCCGGGGCGAAGGCTGCCGCCAGTGTGGCAATGCCCTCGGACAGCTTGCGCACGAAGAACTCGCGCGGGCCGTCGTCAAACCCGCGCAGGCGCTCGGCGATGCGTTCCTGCACATCGGCATCCAGCCGCCCCGGGTCCTCGGCATAGTCCAGCAACGCCAGGGGGTGCACGCCGATGGTGCCGTTGATGATGAACTCCAGCCGTGCGAGCCCGATCCCGGCATGCGGCAGCTGCGCGAAGGCATAGGCGCGCCCCGGATTGGCCACGTTCAGCATCAGCTTGACGGGCAGCTCCGGCAGCTCGCCGACATCGGCCTTCTTAACCGAATAGTCGAGCCGCCCGGCGTAGACATGACCATCGTCACCCTCGGCACAGGAGACGGTGGCCTCCATGCCATCGGACAGGGCCTCGGTCGCATCGGCGCAGCCGACCACCGCCGGGATGCCCATCTCGCGGGCAATGATCGCCGCGTGGCAGGTGCGCCCGCCGCGATTGGTCACGATCGCGGCGGCGCGCTTCATCACCGGTTCCCAGTCCGGGTCGGTCATGTCCGCCACCAGGATGTCGCCCTCCTCCATGGTGTGCATGGAATCCGGGGAGTCCAGCACACGGACGACCCCGGCACCGACCTTCGAGCCGATCGCCCTGCCGGTGACCAGCGGCGTCTCGCTGTGCGGGGCCAGCTCGTAGCGCTCGCCCGCACCGAGCTCGACGCGGCTCTCCACCGTCTCCGGGCGCGCCTGCACGATAAACAGCTCGCCAGTCTCGCCGTCCTGGGCCCATTCGATATCCATGGGCCGGCCATAGTGCTGCTCGATCGCGACCGCAAAGCGACCCAGCTGCTCGGCATCGGCGTCGCTGAGGCAGAAGCGCTCGCGCAGGTCCCGCGGCGTGTCTTCGGTGCGCGTGCCACCCTCGTCCAGGACCATGCGGACAGCCTTGGTGCCTAGGGTGCGACCGATGA is part of the Thioalkalivibrio sp. K90mix genome and harbors:
- a CDS encoding sulfite exporter TauE/SafE family protein gives rise to the protein MGDPGTLLAALAVGILGGVHCLGMCGGIVGAISLGHGRRGPGFDLLLAYNLGRMGSYVIAGALAGWLGATLLGGLPAGQVILQGIAAVFLVLLGLYIGGWWPVLARLEQAGGVVWRRIEPLGRRFLPVRNAGQALLVGGLWGWLPCGLVYSVLAWSLSAGGATEGALLMAAFALGTLPNLLLMGVFAARMAAFVQQRWVRALAGAAILLYGGWMLLRLTM
- a CDS encoding DUF4426 domain-containing protein yields the protein MVRVHRVITGFIVALAAVVLGSSIASANEAEFDNYVVYYNVINTTFLSPEVAQAYDVRRSSNRAMLNVTVMERTDDGLKAVSANLSGTATNMNDQMRNLRFREIQDGDAIYQLSEVTVRRGETLEFALEVTPEGSERALPISFSREFFAD
- a CDS encoding YggT family protein, which produces MSAAGPGQEIAIFLISVVFGIYIILLILRTIFGLVRADYHNPISQTIVMLTDPPLRILRRVIPSVGRVDLAAIVLIVALKCVELWLRAAILGADVGLGVIFYVAIREVLTTVIWVFIIALIVEVVMSWIQAGGGGGGHNPILRLVGDVNRPILGPLRRTLPQAGAIDFSPMVALVGLYILLILVRSF
- a CDS encoding pyruvate, water dikinase regulatory protein, coding for MADPRCPQVYLISDGTGITAETLARSLFTQFPDLDPAWHRLPFVQTPGRLSSVFARIEAGPQPAVAVATLANVDLRQELRHSPVPVIDVFGEQVGRLEEVLGVSAQSVSGRAHGMGDVTRYDRRIEALNYTLSHDDGLSTQDLSVADVVLLGASRSGKTPTSLYLAMNYGLFAANYPLVPEDLGQDDTPHMPRSLRGLGQRMVGLTITPQRLSQIREGRRPGSQYASLNQCRAECAAIQEFLETWNIPHLDVTELSIEEIATQVRDTLDRIQGN
- the ppsA gene encoding phosphoenolpyruvate synthase produces the protein MRWVVDLDDLNMDDVARVGGKNASLGELLRELGRAGVRVPGGFATTADAFRAHLEHENLAARIKARLADLDINDIEALREAGREVRGWIEAAPLPDELEQAVREHYAKLGDDVPVAVRSSATAEDLPEASFAGQQETFLNVRGIDALLARLRECFASLYNDRAIAYRVHNNFAHDEVALSAGVQRMVRSDVGASGVIFTLDTESGFRDAVFITGAWGLGETVVQGAVNPDEYQVYKPALAAGKRAIIGRTLGTKAVRMVLDEGGTRTEDTPRDLRERFCLSDADAEQLGRFAVAIEQHYGRPMDIEWAQDGETGELFIVQARPETVESRVELGAGERYELAPHSETPLVTGRAIGSKVGAGVVRVLDSPDSMHTMEEGDILVADMTDPDWEPVMKRAAAIVTNRGGRTCHAAIIAREMGIPAVVGCADATEALSDGMEATVSCAEGDDGHVYAGRLDYSVKKADVGELPELPVKLMLNVANPGRAYAFAQLPHAGIGLARLEFIINGTIGVHPLALLDYAEDPGRLDADVQERIAERLRGFDDGPREFFVRKLSEGIATLAAAFAPEPVIVRLSDFKSNEYAHLIGGKGYEPEEENPMLGFRGASRYRSDTFRPAFAMECEALRRVREEMGLDNVQIMVPFVRTLTEAEDVIRVLGEEGLRRGENGLKVVMMCEIPSNALLAARFLEHFDGFSIGSNDLTQLTLGVDRDSGLVADSFDERDDAVKALLTMAIRASKEAGKYVGICGQAPSDYPEMAAWLMDEGIDSLSLNPDALLSTWEQLAKVKG